From a region of the Nitrospira sp. genome:
- a CDS encoding cytochrome c: MGFAFLITPAVWSADQEEAPLGLGRSATDKDIQPWNIDISPDGQGLPPGQGSVKQGAQIYAMKCAGCHGPTGREGPHDTLVGGHGSLQTAKPRKTIGSYWPYATTVYDYLRRAMPFTAPQSLTPDELYALVAWLLHQNGIVGEDSILDARNLPRIDMPNRNGFIPDPSRMCPKSGQTR; the protein is encoded by the coding sequence ATGGGTTTCGCGTTCTTAATCACACCGGCGGTCTGGTCGGCTGACCAAGAAGAGGCGCCGCTTGGATTGGGTCGCTCCGCGACGGACAAGGACATCCAGCCATGGAATATCGATATTTCGCCGGACGGACAAGGCTTGCCCCCGGGACAGGGCTCAGTCAAACAGGGAGCGCAGATCTATGCGATGAAATGCGCCGGTTGCCACGGTCCGACGGGAAGAGAGGGACCACATGATACGTTGGTCGGTGGCCACGGAAGTTTGCAGACCGCCAAGCCCCGCAAGACCATCGGCAGCTATTGGCCCTATGCGACAACGGTCTACGACTATCTCCGTCGTGCGATGCCGTTCACCGCGCCGCAATCACTGACTCCTGATGAACTCTATGCGCTCGTCGCCTGGCTCCTGCACCAAAACGGGATTGTCGGTGAGGATTCGATCCTCGACGCCCGCAATCTTCCAAGAATCGACATGCCGAACCGAAACGGGTTCATTCCCGATCCTAGCCGGATGTGCCCTAAATCAGGCCAGACTCGTTGA
- a CDS encoding pyridoxal phosphate-dependent aminotransferase: MKLAARVSRIAPSPTLAMAATAKAMAAQGLDVVDFSAGEPDFDTPEPVKAAAEAAIRAGFTKYTPASGIDELRGAIVDKLQVELGLRYEKSQILVSCGAKHSLYNLAEALLEAGDEIIIPIPYWVSYLDQALLNDATPILLSTKEEDGYAVHAAELERLITPRTKAIIVNSPCNPTGATYDRATLELIASVAVRHDLIVISDEIYEKILYDGTTHISIASLGPEIAARTVIINGVSKAYAMTGWRIGYAAGPKDLITAMANIQSQSTSNPCSISQKAAVAALRLGEPFTVKMVEEFSHRRNTIVDGLNKIPGVACRMPRGAFYAFPNIKGLLGKRSPSGMLKTPNDVAHFLLNEARIAVVPGEPFGSQEHLRLSYATSMTNITRGLERLGQAFAKLV; this comes from the coding sequence ATGAAACTCGCCGCTCGTGTCAGCCGCATCGCGCCCTCCCCGACGCTCGCCATGGCTGCAACCGCCAAGGCCATGGCCGCACAGGGACTGGATGTCGTCGACTTTTCCGCTGGAGAGCCGGATTTCGACACACCGGAACCGGTCAAGGCTGCGGCGGAAGCGGCCATTCGCGCGGGATTTACCAAATACACGCCTGCGTCAGGGATCGATGAGCTGCGTGGAGCGATTGTCGACAAGCTTCAGGTTGAACTCGGGCTTCGGTATGAGAAATCTCAAATCCTGGTCTCCTGTGGTGCGAAGCACTCGCTGTACAATCTGGCCGAAGCCTTACTCGAGGCCGGTGACGAAATCATCATTCCGATCCCCTATTGGGTTTCCTATTTGGATCAAGCGCTCTTGAACGACGCAACCCCGATCCTGCTCTCGACAAAGGAGGAAGACGGTTACGCAGTCCATGCTGCCGAGTTGGAACGACTCATTACTCCACGAACCAAGGCCATCATCGTCAACAGCCCGTGCAACCCGACCGGAGCGACCTATGATCGAGCGACGCTCGAGCTGATCGCCTCGGTGGCGGTCCGGCATGATCTGATCGTGATCTCCGACGAGATTTATGAAAAGATTCTCTACGATGGGACCACGCACATCAGCATCGCTTCGCTCGGGCCGGAGATTGCGGCACGAACAGTCATCATCAACGGAGTCTCAAAAGCCTACGCCATGACGGGGTGGAGGATCGGTTACGCGGCCGGCCCGAAGGACCTGATTACTGCGATGGCCAATATTCAAAGTCAGAGCACGTCCAATCCTTGCTCCATTTCACAGAAAGCCGCAGTCGCCGCTTTGCGCCTTGGGGAGCCGTTCACGGTGAAGATGGTGGAAGAATTTTCCCATCGCCGGAACACAATCGTCGACGGACTAAACAAGATCCCCGGCGTAGCCTGCCGGATGCCACGCGGAGCATTCTACGCGTTTCCCAATATCAAGGGCTTGTTGGGAAAACGGAGCCCCTCGGGTATGCTGAAGACACCGAATGACGTGGCCCATTTCCTGTTGAACGAAGCCCGCATTGCGGTTGTGCCGGGCGAACCGTTTGGAAGCCAAGAGCATCTCCGGCTTTCCTATGCCACCAGTATGACGAATATTACCAGAGGGCTGGAACGCCTCGGACAGGCGTTTGCCAAGCTCGTGTGA
- a CDS encoding SDR family oxidoreductase, translating into MPRLKNKVAIVTGSSSGIGKAIALRFGQEGAKVVVAARRFSLCEQTVSHIRKQGGEAWPIQTDVADEQQVERLMADTVTRYGRIDILVNNAGIGGGSRLAETSTQAFDMVMNVNLRGTFFCCRAGFRHMKQQGGGVIINMSSVAGVQAWEGTGTYSASKHGIMALTKSLADEGRAHHIKVSAICPGAVADELVNASPEDIECSEKIDPFDVAEAAVYLSTLGKYAVIHQIIIDRWGAEW; encoded by the coding sequence ATGCCACGACTCAAGAACAAAGTCGCCATCGTCACGGGGAGTAGCAGCGGAATTGGAAAGGCGATTGCCCTGCGGTTCGGTCAGGAGGGAGCAAAGGTGGTCGTCGCCGCAAGACGGTTCTCATTGTGTGAGCAGACCGTTTCGCACATCCGGAAGCAGGGTGGGGAAGCATGGCCGATCCAGACTGATGTGGCCGATGAGCAACAGGTCGAGCGATTGATGGCCGACACGGTGACCCGTTACGGCCGGATCGATATTCTCGTCAACAATGCCGGTATCGGAGGGGGGAGTCGCTTAGCTGAGACGAGTACCCAGGCATTCGATATGGTCATGAACGTCAACCTACGAGGCACATTTTTTTGCTGTCGAGCGGGCTTCCGCCACATGAAGCAGCAGGGCGGCGGTGTCATTATCAACATGTCGAGTGTGGCCGGAGTGCAAGCGTGGGAAGGCACGGGGACCTACAGCGCTTCAAAACATGGGATCATGGCGCTCACCAAATCATTGGCCGACGAAGGTCGTGCCCACCACATCAAAGTCAGCGCCATCTGTCCCGGGGCCGTGGCGGACGAGTTGGTGAACGCGTCTCCTGAGGACATCGAGTGCAGCGAAAAGATCGATCCATTCGACGTCGCGGAAGCGGCGGTCTATCTCTCAACGCTCGGCAAATATGCAGTGATTCACCAGATTATCATCGATCGGTGGGGAGCTGAATGGTAA
- the purH gene encoding bifunctional phosphoribosylaminoimidazolecarboxamide formyltransferase/IMP cyclohydrolase — protein sequence MAGIKRALISVSDKTGVIDLAKALEALGAEILSTGGTAKALRDAGVKVTDVAAYTGSPEILDGRVKTLHPKIHGGLLGRRSLPAHIEQMTQHGIGPIDVVVVNLYPFEATIAKPDCRFEDAIENIDIGGPSMLRSAAKNHEDVLVVVDPSDYSRVLDAVKGNMVTQALRQELAMKVFQHTARYDGLIAGYLEKQVRSGEVKFPKVLSLQFELAETLRYGENPHQQGAFYRELTGKEPSVSRGEILHGKAMSYNNFLDANSALELVKEYDETAVAIIKHNNPCGAALGTTPVEAYVKARETDPVSAFGGVIAFNRQVDLAAAKEITSTFVEVVIAPGFAEDALAELKRKKDLRLLDVGSLTKVKQEGFDLKKLVGGLIVQDRDLGVLTDLRALAVPTIRKPTDEEYAACAFAWKVCKHVKSNAIIYAKPGQTVGIGAGQMSRVDSVKLAAMKAQMPVKGCVMASDAFFPFRDGLDAAAEVGITAVIQPGGSIRDAEVVKAADEHGMAMILTGMRHFRH from the coding sequence ATGGCCGGCATCAAGCGGGCGCTGATCAGCGTTTCGGATAAGACCGGAGTCATCGACCTGGCCAAGGCACTTGAAGCGCTTGGCGCGGAGATTTTGTCCACCGGGGGTACGGCGAAAGCGCTGCGCGACGCCGGAGTCAAGGTGACGGATGTCGCCGCCTATACCGGTTCTCCAGAAATTCTTGATGGCCGGGTCAAGACATTACATCCAAAGATTCATGGAGGCTTGCTGGGCCGGCGCTCGCTCCCGGCGCATATCGAGCAGATGACCCAACATGGAATCGGCCCCATCGATGTCGTCGTCGTGAATCTCTACCCCTTTGAAGCAACGATTGCCAAACCTGATTGCCGCTTCGAGGATGCCATCGAAAACATCGACATCGGCGGACCTTCGATGTTGCGATCCGCGGCCAAGAACCATGAGGATGTGCTGGTGGTCGTCGATCCGTCGGATTATTCGCGAGTGTTGGATGCCGTAAAAGGGAATATGGTTACACAGGCGCTTCGCCAAGAGCTGGCGATGAAGGTCTTTCAACACACGGCGCGTTATGACGGACTGATCGCCGGATATTTGGAGAAACAGGTCCGGAGCGGAGAGGTCAAGTTCCCGAAAGTGTTGTCGCTGCAGTTCGAATTGGCGGAGACGCTGCGTTACGGAGAGAACCCTCACCAGCAAGGCGCCTTCTACCGTGAGTTGACGGGCAAAGAACCATCGGTCTCGCGAGGCGAGATTCTGCATGGGAAAGCGATGTCCTACAATAACTTTCTCGACGCCAACTCCGCGCTCGAGTTGGTCAAGGAGTATGACGAGACGGCCGTTGCCATCATCAAGCACAACAATCCGTGCGGCGCGGCGCTCGGGACAACGCCGGTGGAAGCCTACGTCAAGGCGAGGGAAACCGATCCGGTATCGGCCTTCGGCGGTGTGATTGCGTTCAACCGGCAGGTCGATCTGGCGGCGGCAAAGGAAATTACCTCCACGTTTGTTGAGGTCGTCATTGCCCCCGGGTTTGCCGAAGATGCGTTGGCTGAACTCAAGCGAAAAAAGGACCTACGCCTGTTGGACGTGGGATCCTTGACGAAGGTGAAACAGGAAGGGTTCGACCTGAAGAAGCTTGTCGGAGGACTGATCGTGCAAGATCGCGACCTCGGTGTCCTGACCGACCTTCGCGCGCTAGCCGTGCCGACGATTCGGAAACCCACGGATGAAGAATATGCCGCCTGTGCGTTTGCCTGGAAGGTCTGCAAACACGTCAAGTCCAACGCCATCATCTATGCCAAGCCGGGCCAGACCGTTGGAATCGGAGCGGGACAGATGAGCCGGGTGGATTCCGTGAAGCTGGCGGCGATGAAAGCGCAAATGCCGGTGAAGGGGTGTGTCATGGCCTCGGACGCATTCTTTCCGTTCCGTGACGGTCTTGACGCCGCTGCAGAAGTCGGCATTACGGCCGTGATTCAACCCGGCGGGTCAATCAGAGACGCCGAAGTGGTGAAGGCTGCCGATGAGCATGGAATGGCGATGATTCTGACGGGGATGCGCCATTTCCGCCATTGA
- the purD gene encoding phosphoribosylamine--glycine ligase → MKILVVGSGGREHAIVWKLAQSPRKPILYCAPGNAGIASLATCVPLKSDDIAGLKDFALHEHIDLTVVGPEVPLALGMTDTFRKAKLRIFGPTRNAARLEASKIFSKDVMAQAKIRTARAKSFEKVADAMAYVDQHELPVVIKADGLAQGKGVIIATTHEQARHAIVDSMEKAVFGQAGKNVLIEQFLDGEELTIMAFTDGKTVVPMPPAQDHKRVGDGDTGLNTGGMGAYCPAPLGTAELQDRVTREVLQPMVDAMARLGSPFQGVLYAGLMVVKGTPYVLEFNARMGDPETQVVLPLLKTDLLEVIEAVVEHRLDQLTVDWHPDAAVCVVMAAGGYPGSYRQGTPISGLSSAASSENSMVFHAGTARQENDIVATGGRVLGVLGRGLTLSEAQRNAYRVVGTISFEGCHFRTDIAYRALKA, encoded by the coding sequence ATGAAGATTCTTGTAGTCGGCAGCGGAGGGCGCGAGCACGCGATCGTATGGAAGCTTGCGCAGAGTCCGCGAAAGCCTATCCTCTATTGCGCCCCAGGCAACGCGGGTATTGCCTCATTAGCGACCTGCGTTCCCCTTAAGTCGGATGACATTGCCGGACTGAAAGACTTCGCACTTCACGAGCACATCGATCTGACGGTGGTCGGACCTGAAGTGCCGCTTGCGCTGGGCATGACCGACACCTTCCGCAAAGCCAAGCTCAGGATTTTCGGGCCGACCAGGAACGCGGCGCGCTTGGAGGCCAGCAAGATCTTTTCCAAAGATGTCATGGCGCAAGCCAAGATCCGAACGGCACGGGCCAAGAGTTTTGAGAAGGTCGCAGACGCGATGGCTTATGTCGACCAGCACGAATTGCCGGTCGTGATCAAGGCAGACGGGTTGGCTCAAGGGAAAGGGGTCATCATCGCGACGACCCACGAACAGGCTCGGCATGCGATCGTGGATTCGATGGAAAAGGCCGTCTTCGGCCAAGCCGGGAAGAACGTGCTGATCGAACAGTTTCTCGACGGGGAAGAACTGACGATCATGGCGTTTACGGACGGCAAGACGGTGGTGCCGATGCCGCCTGCGCAGGATCATAAGCGGGTCGGTGATGGCGATACCGGCTTGAACACCGGTGGTATGGGCGCATACTGCCCTGCGCCGCTTGGAACTGCCGAACTTCAAGATCGTGTTACTCGCGAAGTCTTGCAGCCGATGGTGGATGCCATGGCGCGTCTCGGTTCACCATTCCAGGGGGTTCTCTATGCGGGACTCATGGTGGTCAAGGGAACACCGTACGTGCTGGAATTCAATGCTCGTATGGGCGATCCGGAAACACAGGTGGTGCTGCCCCTGCTTAAAACGGATCTCCTCGAGGTCATCGAGGCTGTGGTCGAACATCGTCTTGACCAGCTCACGGTTGATTGGCATCCGGATGCGGCTGTCTGTGTCGTGATGGCGGCCGGAGGATATCCCGGCTCTTACCGACAAGGCACCCCAATCAGCGGCCTATCGTCGGCGGCTTCTTCGGAAAACTCTATGGTTTTTCATGCGGGAACAGCTCGACAAGAAAACGACATCGTAGCGACTGGAGGCCGTGTGCTCGGCGTTCTCGGTCGGGGATTGACCTTATCCGAAGCGCAACGCAATGCCTATCGAGTCGTCGGAACGATCTCCTTCGAAGGATGCCACTTTCGCACGGACATCGCGTACCGTGCGCTCAAGGCCTAG
- a CDS encoding HAD family hydrolase — MTARSDSDVLAFLFDLDGTLVDSVYQHVLAWREATQAVGIELPVWRIHRQIGMSGGLMLHALLRETGRPVSQEDAQQIQLVHREAFARQAASLRVLPGTHDLLATLTRHRVPHAIATSGRLENARHALRLLNLSDDVPVITRDDVRFAKPDPDLFLTAGERLHVPMSRCIIVGDSVWDLLAARRASALSVGLLSGGYGEDELERAGAYRVYQDPADLLKHLDEIGLRLASEKL, encoded by the coding sequence GTGACCGCCCGCTCTGATTCCGATGTGTTGGCGTTCCTGTTCGACCTCGATGGAACGCTGGTGGACAGTGTGTATCAGCACGTGTTGGCCTGGAGAGAAGCCACACAGGCAGTCGGGATCGAATTACCCGTATGGCGCATCCATCGCCAGATCGGGATGAGCGGCGGGCTGATGCTCCATGCCTTGCTCCGTGAAACCGGCCGGCCTGTCTCACAAGAGGACGCGCAGCAGATCCAGCTGGTTCACCGGGAAGCTTTTGCCAGGCAAGCCGCGTCCCTTCGTGTCTTGCCCGGAACGCATGATCTCCTCGCAACGCTGACCCGCCATCGAGTTCCGCATGCCATAGCCACGAGCGGCCGCCTCGAGAACGCTCGCCACGCCCTTCGCCTCCTGAATCTTTCCGATGATGTGCCGGTGATCACGAGAGACGATGTCCGGTTCGCGAAACCCGATCCCGATCTTTTTCTTACGGCAGGGGAGCGGCTGCATGTACCGATGAGTCGGTGTATCATTGTGGGTGACAGCGTCTGGGATTTATTGGCCGCGCGACGCGCGTCTGCGTTGTCGGTGGGCCTTCTGTCGGGAGGATATGGCGAAGATGAGCTGGAGCGGGCTGGTGCGTACCGCGTGTATCAGGACCCAGCCGATCTCCTCAAGCATCTCGATGAGATCGGTCTCCGGTTGGCATCTGAGAAGCTATAA
- the coaD gene encoding pantetheine-phosphate adenylyltransferase, giving the protein MKIGIYPGTFDPITHGHTDIITRSLRVFDKVVVAVAPNPSKHPLFNLPERLDMVTLVMKEFHQVDVTAFEGLLVDYVERSGAHAIIRGLRAISDFEHEFQMALVNRKLAKNVETVFLMPSEEYSYLSSTIIKDVAHHGGNLTEFLHPEVARRLQDRIRSLKS; this is encoded by the coding sequence ATGAAAATCGGCATATACCCCGGCACATTTGATCCCATCACTCATGGTCATACCGATATCATTACCCGTAGCCTTCGTGTGTTCGACAAAGTGGTCGTGGCCGTAGCGCCGAATCCCTCCAAACATCCGCTCTTCAATTTGCCGGAGCGTCTTGATATGGTGACACTGGTCATGAAAGAGTTTCATCAAGTCGATGTCACAGCATTCGAGGGATTGCTGGTCGATTATGTCGAGCGGTCAGGTGCGCACGCCATTATCCGTGGGTTGCGCGCTATTTCAGACTTTGAACACGAGTTTCAGATGGCTCTGGTCAACCGAAAACTTGCCAAGAACGTGGAGACGGTGTTCTTGATGCCCAGCGAGGAATATTCGTATCTGTCTTCGACGATCATCAAGGATGTGGCGCACCACGGTGGAAATTTGACCGAGTTTCTCCACCCAGAAGTGGCTCGCCGATTACAAGATCGTATCCGGAGTCTGAAGTCATGA
- the soxC gene encoding sulfite dehydrogenase, giving the protein MGKEARGDNETSHHAPTSSSLTRRQLLVGGASFLAINASSSLSGAQADERSEAIDPMRVPGVVPRPYGERSPFERQTRSITATSSTTPLQDLQGIITPSSLHFERHHNGVPAIDPARHRLLIHGLVDRPMIFTMEEFMRFPSASRIAFVECSGNSRDGWDEAQDATAQALHGLTSTSEWTGVKLVTLLEAARAQPEATWMLAEGGDAAALARSVPLTDDVLNEAIVCYGQNGEALRPEQGYPLRLLLPGFEGNINVKWLRRLKLATAPFMTRWETAKYTDLMPDGKAYQFTLFMDAKSVITKPSGQQQLHPGFHEIQGLAWSGRGCITTVEVSVDAGRTWRAARLQEPVLPKCHTRFRLPWRWDGQETIIQSRCTDDTGYHQPTRESLIKVRGIQSSYHYNGIQSWKVERSGAVKNVYA; this is encoded by the coding sequence ATGGGCAAGGAAGCGCGGGGTGACAACGAGACATCGCATCACGCACCGACTTCTTCATCGTTGACACGGCGTCAGCTGCTGGTCGGTGGCGCGTCGTTCCTGGCGATCAACGCGTCGTCGTCGCTATCCGGCGCCCAAGCTGACGAGCGAAGTGAAGCGATCGATCCCATGCGCGTGCCGGGAGTCGTACCTCGCCCCTATGGGGAGCGTTCGCCTTTCGAAAGACAGACACGATCGATCACCGCTACCTCATCGACCACTCCGCTCCAAGACTTGCAAGGAATCATCACCCCTTCCTCCCTCCACTTTGAACGGCACCATAACGGTGTACCCGCGATCGACCCGGCCCGCCATCGTTTGCTGATACATGGTCTGGTGGATCGTCCCATGATCTTCACCATGGAGGAGTTCATGCGCTTCCCGTCCGCGTCGCGCATAGCCTTCGTGGAATGTTCGGGAAACAGTCGGGACGGGTGGGACGAGGCGCAAGATGCAACCGCGCAGGCCCTGCATGGTCTCACCAGCACCAGCGAATGGACCGGTGTCAAACTCGTTACATTGCTGGAAGCGGCGCGCGCGCAGCCGGAAGCAACTTGGATGTTGGCTGAGGGGGGCGATGCGGCTGCATTGGCGCGCAGTGTGCCGCTCACAGACGATGTCCTGAACGAAGCGATTGTCTGCTATGGCCAGAACGGCGAAGCCTTGAGGCCGGAACAGGGATATCCCCTGCGGTTGCTCTTGCCCGGCTTCGAGGGCAACATTAACGTGAAATGGCTAAGACGATTGAAGCTGGCAACGGCCCCATTCATGACGAGATGGGAGACGGCGAAATACACGGATCTGATGCCGGATGGGAAAGCCTATCAATTCACCCTCTTTATGGACGCGAAGTCCGTGATCACGAAACCTTCCGGACAGCAACAACTTCACCCGGGCTTCCACGAAATCCAGGGACTGGCCTGGAGCGGGCGAGGATGCATCACGACAGTCGAGGTCAGTGTTGACGCAGGTAGGACCTGGCGAGCGGCACGACTACAAGAACCGGTGTTACCCAAGTGTCATACCCGCTTTCGTCTGCCATGGAGATGGGACGGTCAAGAGACCATTATTCAGAGTCGCTGTACCGACGACACGGGATATCATCAGCCCACCCGCGAATCGCTCATCAAGGTCCGTGGAATCCAGTCGAGCTACCATTACAACGGAATTCAGAGCTGGAAGGTCGAACGGAGCGGGGCAGTGAAGAACGTCTATGCATAA
- the rsmD gene encoding 16S rRNA (guanine(966)-N(2))-methyltransferase RsmD → MRVIAGTHRGRRLHGPRELALRPTSDRVREALFSILGNRLTNCRFLDLYAGTGAVGIEAISRGAEHVTSVEWNREVLKLLQQNVKLCHIGQQLEVKAQKVEQFLSRPDQWNGPYDIVFADPPYAQSHELLSLFQEPRTDHLFAADAWLVIEHAAKTTFPMSLGHTQLLRQYRYGDTTISLYSCPRTQQP, encoded by the coding sequence ATGCGTGTCATCGCAGGTACCCACCGAGGCCGGCGACTCCATGGGCCGCGAGAACTCGCTCTTCGGCCAACCTCCGACCGGGTTCGAGAAGCTCTGTTTTCGATTCTCGGTAATCGGCTGACGAATTGTCGGTTTTTAGACCTGTACGCCGGGACAGGGGCCGTCGGGATCGAAGCCATCAGCCGCGGAGCTGAACATGTGACCTCCGTCGAATGGAACAGGGAGGTCTTGAAACTTCTGCAGCAGAATGTAAAGCTCTGTCATATCGGTCAGCAATTAGAGGTTAAGGCCCAAAAGGTCGAACAGTTTCTCAGCCGCCCCGATCAGTGGAATGGTCCTTATGATATCGTCTTTGCCGACCCACCCTACGCCCAGTCACACGAACTTCTCTCGTTATTCCAGGAGCCAAGGACCGATCACCTGTTCGCCGCTGACGCTTGGCTGGTCATCGAGCATGCCGCAAAGACCACATTCCCCATGTCATTAGGGCACACTCAGTTGTTGCGGCAATACCGTTACGGTGACACCACTATATCGCTCTATTCCTGTCCTCGTACACAACAGCCATGA
- the radC gene encoding DNA repair protein RadC, translated as MAPKGPGKGIAYWPKTERPRERLLAKGSEALSDAHLLAILLRTGRRDSSAVQVAIELLDRMGGLGGLAVCGVEELCAVPGVGPAKAAQLRAALELGRRSLAVPLSTGTRISSSADLFKHFHPALRDLKHEIFKVVLLDAKNTVVKETTVSEGSLTLSIVHPREVFALAVRESAAAVIFLHNHPSGDPTPSQEDRRLTERLVAAGHLLGIRVLDHVIVGDGRYVSFADEGWLTGQRDTDDR; from the coding sequence ATGGCGCCTAAAGGTCCGGGGAAGGGCATCGCGTACTGGCCCAAGACCGAGCGTCCTCGCGAGCGTCTCCTTGCGAAGGGCTCTGAGGCTCTTTCTGATGCCCATCTTCTCGCGATTCTGCTCAGAACCGGACGACGCGACTCTTCCGCGGTCCAAGTCGCGATCGAACTCCTTGACCGAATGGGAGGGCTTGGAGGATTGGCGGTGTGCGGCGTCGAAGAACTCTGTGCCGTCCCAGGCGTCGGTCCTGCAAAGGCCGCTCAACTCAGAGCTGCTCTGGAGTTGGGGAGACGTTCCCTCGCCGTTCCACTCTCGACCGGCACACGTATTTCCTCGAGCGCCGATCTTTTCAAACATTTCCATCCGGCGCTCCGGGATCTGAAACATGAAATCTTCAAAGTGGTGTTGCTCGACGCTAAAAATACCGTGGTCAAAGAGACTACCGTTTCTGAAGGAAGTCTGACGCTCAGCATCGTGCATCCACGCGAAGTCTTCGCCCTTGCCGTACGTGAATCGGCGGCTGCCGTCATCTTCCTTCACAACCATCCGAGCGGAGATCCTACTCCAAGCCAGGAGGATCGCCGATTGACCGAACGGTTGGTGGCCGCCGGCCACCTTCTAGGGATTCGTGTGTTGGACCATGTCATCGTCGGAGATGGCCGATATGTGAGTTTTGCCGATGAGGGATGGTTGACGGGGCAGCGCGACACCGACGACCGGTAA